Proteins encoded in a region of the Candidatus Moanabacter tarae genome:
- the rnr gene encoding Ribonuclease R, with amino-acid sequence MFNENVIFNLLGDRNYVPMNAREIGENIGSGKHQFRTLQRSLNRLVASGQIARIGERRYCLPKDANLISGIINFRQNGSATIIPDSESENSRTKVFSVRARDTGVAMHKDRVFAQIDSRTKRSFSYQVRRKDKGVTVPEPDQARVIRIIERGRKTVSGTLKRSHHYFYVIPDDPRLNFDLLVPNPKGSALSPKPKVNHKVIVELKEWKDRHLSPEGEIVRVLGKTHSPSAEFEALLNNYHLAPEFPDPVISECEKIPLAIRKRDLKNRLDLRELYTFTVDPDDAKDFDDALSIQTLGSGDIMVGVHIADVSAYVRPGSALDREAQKRGNSTYLVGSVIPMLPQSLSNGICSLVEGEDRLTKTVFLTFSSKGQFKASSFANTVIRSRKRLTYKQTLALLKNVDHDQLMRIPTPPPHQTGSPGRPLSVLTKDEINSLQKNLQSLWAIAGCLRRQRTNKGSLELDSTEVKLIVDKKGFTERIEKIQNDESHQLIEEFMLAANESIAKQIGVSKIPLIYRVHDQPERDRLGELREYLLDFAIRVGDLTHRKEMVKLLRLIKTHPLNSLLRIEVLRSMKPASYRNRRDGHYGLNKTYYTHFTSPIRRYSDLITHRVLDRYLYSENADTAAVRKIKHYQTSVLSSISSHLTSTQQNSKEAERESVKVKLLEYFELGMKTRGDQSYEALITDVRNHGFFVELKDSMAYGFVQASDLPQDFYFLSEKESALVGRKSGKSYRIGQSVNLYVKKVDRFKRQIDFTL; translated from the coding sequence ATGCCCGAGAAATTGGGGAAAATATAGGTTCGGGGAAACACCAGTTTCGCACTTTGCAGAGAAGTTTAAACCGGCTTGTGGCCTCTGGCCAAATTGCCCGAATTGGGGAAAGACGTTACTGTCTGCCAAAGGACGCCAATCTGATTTCCGGGATCATTAATTTCAGACAAAATGGATCTGCAACGATTATTCCTGATTCAGAATCGGAGAACTCGAGAACGAAAGTCTTCAGTGTGCGGGCAAGAGACACTGGCGTTGCAATGCATAAGGATAGGGTATTCGCCCAAATCGATAGTCGAACAAAAAGATCGTTTAGCTACCAAGTAAGACGAAAGGACAAAGGGGTTACGGTCCCAGAACCGGACCAAGCCAGAGTCATTCGGATTATTGAAAGGGGCAGAAAAACTGTCTCCGGTACTCTAAAACGAAGCCATCACTATTTCTACGTAATTCCTGATGATCCCAGACTTAATTTTGATCTCCTCGTACCTAACCCCAAGGGATCCGCCCTGTCCCCTAAACCAAAAGTTAATCATAAAGTCATCGTCGAACTCAAGGAGTGGAAAGATCGTCACCTTTCTCCAGAAGGTGAGATAGTTCGCGTTCTCGGCAAAACCCACAGCCCTTCAGCAGAATTTGAAGCCCTGCTGAATAACTATCATTTGGCGCCTGAATTCCCTGATCCCGTTATCTCTGAGTGTGAGAAAATCCCATTAGCCATCCGAAAGAGAGACCTTAAGAACCGTCTCGATCTCCGTGAACTTTACACTTTTACCGTCGATCCTGATGATGCTAAGGATTTTGATGACGCGCTTTCGATTCAGACATTAGGTTCAGGCGATATTATGGTTGGTGTCCACATCGCGGATGTGAGCGCCTATGTAAGACCCGGTTCTGCACTTGATAGAGAGGCACAAAAACGGGGAAACTCCACCTATCTTGTAGGTTCTGTGATTCCAATGCTCCCTCAGTCTCTCTCCAACGGGATTTGCAGTTTAGTAGAGGGGGAAGATCGTCTGACAAAAACCGTCTTCCTCACTTTTTCTTCAAAAGGGCAATTTAAAGCCTCTTCCTTCGCTAACACTGTGATTCGAAGTCGCAAGCGTCTTACTTACAAACAGACCCTTGCGCTTCTGAAAAATGTCGACCACGATCAGCTAATGCGGATTCCGACCCCTCCCCCACATCAAACCGGTTCGCCGGGTCGCCCGTTATCAGTCTTGACTAAAGATGAAATAAACAGCCTCCAAAAAAACCTCCAATCACTTTGGGCAATAGCAGGATGCTTGCGCAGACAGCGAACCAACAAGGGAAGTCTTGAACTCGATTCCACTGAAGTGAAACTAATAGTCGACAAGAAAGGCTTTACCGAACGGATTGAGAAAATCCAAAATGATGAGAGCCATCAGCTCATAGAGGAGTTCATGCTAGCAGCGAACGAAAGCATAGCTAAACAAATTGGAGTTTCTAAGATCCCGCTTATTTACCGAGTCCACGACCAGCCGGAAAGGGACCGGCTCGGGGAACTTCGTGAATATCTTTTGGACTTCGCGATTAGGGTTGGAGACCTTACCCATCGCAAGGAAATGGTGAAACTACTCCGACTAATCAAAACACACCCCCTCAATTCCCTTCTCCGTATCGAGGTTCTGCGCAGCATGAAGCCTGCATCGTATCGTAATCGCCGGGACGGTCACTATGGCTTAAACAAAACCTATTATACCCATTTCACCTCCCCTATTCGGCGTTACTCCGATCTAATCACGCATCGAGTTTTAGACCGATATCTCTATTCTGAAAACGCTGACACTGCAGCTGTTCGAAAAATAAAGCATTACCAGACCTCAGTCCTTTCCTCTATCTCAAGCCATCTCACGTCGACCCAACAAAATAGCAAGGAAGCAGAGAGAGAATCCGTTAAGGTAAAACTACTTGAATATTTCGAACTTGGAATGAAAACCCGGGGTGATCAATCCTACGAAGCTCTGATCACCGATGTGAGAAATCATGGATTCTTCGTGGAACTTAAGGATTCGATGGCTTATGGATTCGTTCAGGCTTCAGATCTACCTCAAGATTTTTATTTCCTAAGCGAAAAAGAGTCGGCTCTCGTCGGACGTAAAAGCGGAAAATCTTATCGAATCGGCCAATCTGTAAATCTGTACGTAAAGAAAGTAGATCGGTTTAAACGGCAGATCGATTTCACATTATGA